A stretch of the Zeugodacus cucurbitae isolate PBARC_wt_2022May chromosome 6, idZeuCucr1.2, whole genome shotgun sequence genome encodes the following:
- the LOC105221400 gene encoding WD repeat-containing protein 35, which yields MFVYLSKKIAIPNNVKLNCIAWNKEHGYIAVAGSEGLLKVLKLEQASSGPNKGNLAAVSNLSMNQTLDGHKEGVKVVTWNETQQKLTSSDLDGVIMVWMIYKGSWYEEMTNDRKKSTVNSMSWTSDGAKICIVYEDGAIIVGSVDGNRIWGKELKNTHLTSVQWSPDNRLILFGLANGECHLYDNQGNFAMKLNIQCVSLSPNRNFRISALCWYSGRAPSNRPVLAICFETCKLQIMRNEIDDAPVIIDTGMRNIDAEWNQDGSVLSVCGTLIDYSTSKESNQVNFYSPFGQLIRILKVPGNEISSLSWEGKSLRIAMAVDSFIYFANIRPDYMWCYFEKTVVFLNKNNTNHIRNSTTNVITFWNTLSNQSFLKEVEPALGMAACSEYCVLAVECLNSNMKENIITDAKNQNQNDDKCYQLMLCNSIGTTVDSKYTDMKPNFIGINSGHVTIASFDEVLIWHYNTPKSAANLHGAKGRKENRFHIDDTPTGVEMAKDLVIATGGASGDRKAYKQHVNIDPICALAMSEKILLVARSSGIINEYSVPNVALRNRHKINATPHKLAINCNSSRAAVIDDVGVMTLLDLEDDRQSQVNFNRVERKDVWAVCWAKDNPLLLALMEKTRMYVFRGNDPEEPISCSGYICAFEDLEITSVLLDDIISGDETQNSVNHIIQLRVKSLRDTDDLLQHVGLEDAKQFIEDNPHPRLWRLLAEAALKKLELGTAENAFVRCANYQGIQLIKRMRNITTPMLQKAEVAAFYGEFEEAEKLYMDADRRDLAINLRITLCDWFRAVQLYRMGSGVSDQQMEIAWREIGNHFASLRSWESAKEYYEKSHHLEGLMDALYHLERFDELDQCIDKLPEKSPLLAKIAEMLASVGMCTEAVKAYLKMGDPKSAVNACVNLRQWGEAVQLARKFDMPQIGELLCKHATQLIKEDRLPEAIELQKKAGFYLEAARLLGKLAQREAEKDTSMLRIKKLYILAGLLSEEHLKSLSTAELSYKVDRNSILDTMSPEDAHVVEHMWHAAEAYHFMMLAQRQLRFGIAHSAVVTALRLCDYDDILPAEDVYNILALSCCADRSFGTCVKAFTKLEGLENIPECRVHEYKQLAESIFSKYTTEDTKNETVKCYACNSPVPDSLPVCTVCGARFPACVSSGKPITQPTSNIWICGICHHCAAPVEISRHHTCPLCHSLIISMTLEI from the exons atgtttgtatatttaagtaaaaag ATTGCCATACCAAACAATGTAAAATTGAATTGCATAGCTTGGAATAAGGAGCATGGGTACATAGCTGTCGCTGGTTCTGAGGGCCTACTTAAGGTGTTGAAACTAGAGCAAG CATCCAGTGGGCCAAATAAGGGGAATCTAGCTGCCGTATCAAACTTGTCCATGAATCAAACACTGGACGGGCATAAGGAAGGGGTTAAAGTGGTCACTTGGAATGAGACGCAGCAGAAATTGACTTCTTCGGATCTGGATGGAGTCATTATGGTTTGGATGATCTATAAAGGTTCTTGGTACGAAGAGATGACTAATGATCGCAAAAAATCCACCGTTAATAGTATGAGTTGGACATCTGATGGTGCCAAAATATGCATAGTGTATGAAGATGGGGCCATTATTGTAG GCTCAGTGGATGGAAATCGTATATGGGGCAAGGAACTAAAGAATACACATTTAACTAGTGTGCAATGGAGTCCGGATAATCGCTTGATTTTATTTGGTTTAGCTAATGGTGAATGTCATCTATATGACAACCAAGGAAATTTTGCG ATGAAGCTAAATATACAATGCGTCTCGCTCAGTCCAAATAGAAACTTTAGAATTTCGGCACTTTGTTGGTACAGCGGAAGAGCACCATCCAACAGACCAGTTCTAGCGATTTGTTTTGAGACGTGCAAATTGCAAATTATGCGTAATGAAATCGATGACG CCCCAGTTATCATCGATACTGGCATGCGAAATATAGACGCGGAGTGGAATCAAGACGGTTCTGTACTATCTGTTTGTGGAACTCTTATAGATTACAGTACTTCGAAGGAATCAAATCAAGTAAACTTTTACTCGCCATTCGGACAGTTGATACGCATTCTGAAGGTTCCAGGAAATGAGATCTCTTCCCTTTCATGGGAAGGAAAATCTTTACGTATTGCAATGGCTGTAGattcattcatatattttgcaaatatacGTCCCGATTATATGTGGTGCTATTTTGAAAAAACTGTTGTTTtcctaaacaaaaacaatactaatCATATTCGTAATTCAACGACGAATGTTATCACATTCTGGAATACACTTTCTAATCAG AGTTTTCTAAAGGAAGTCGAACCTGCATTGGGGATGGCTGCTTGCAGCGAGTATTGCGTTTTAGCTGTAGAATGCTTAAATAGTAATATgaaggaaaatattattactgatgctaaaaatcaaaatcagaATGACGATAAATGCTATCAGTTAATGTTGTGCAATTCTATTGGAACTACTGTGGACT CTAAATACACTGATatgaaaccaaatttcattggcATTAATTCTGGACATGTAACAATAGCCTCTTTTGATGAAGTACTCATTTGGCATTACAACACTCCCAAG AGCGCAGCGAATTTGCATGGGGCGAAGGGACGTAAAGAGAATCGGTTTCATATAGATGATACGCCAACTGGCGTCGAAATGGCAAAAGATTTAGTAATTGCTACAGGTGGAGCAAGTGGTGATAGAaaagcctataagcaacatGTTAACATAGATCCCATATGTGCACTCGCTATGTCCGAGAAAATATTGTTGGTGGCACGTTCCTCGGGCATTATAAATGAGTATAGTGTACCGAATGTAGCACTGCGAAATCGTCATAAGATCAATGCAACACCTCATAAATTGGCTATTAATTGCAATTCTAG TCGTGCGGCCGTTATAGATGATGTTGGTGTTATGACGTTGCTAGATTTAGAGGATGATCGTCAATCACAGgtgaattttaatcgagttgaacGAAAGGATGTTTGGGCTGTTTGTTGGGCCAAGGATAATCCTTTATTACTCGCATTAATGGAGAAGACACGCATGTATGTATTTCGTGGCAATGATCCCGAAGAACCTATTTCTTGTTCCGGTTATATATGTGCTTTTGAAGATTTGGAGATCACTAGTGTTCTGCTTGATGACATAATTAGTGGCGATGAGACTCAAAATTCTGTTAATCATATTATACAGTTGCGAGTTAAATCGTTGCGTGACACCGATGATCTGCTGCAACATGTGGGCTTAGAAGACGCGAAGCAATTCATTGAAGATAATCCACACCCACGCTTATGGCGTTTGTTGGCTGAGGCGGCATTAAAGAAACTCGAATTAGGAACCGCTGAAAATGCATTTGTTCGCTGCGCTAATTATCAGGGGATTCAATTAATAAAACGTATGCGAAATATCACAACGCCCATGCTACAAAAAGCTGAAGTGGCCGCTTTCTATGGTGAGTTCGAGGAagctgaaaaattatatatggatGCTGATAGAAG AGATTTGGCCATCAATCTGCGCATTACTCTATGCGACTGGTTTCGTGCCGTTCAACTCTATCGTATGGGTTCGGGTGTGTCCGACCAACAAATGGAAATCGCTTGGCGTGAAATTGGCAATCATTTTGCAAGTTTACGTTCAtg GGAGAGCGCAAAAGAATACTATGAAAAATCACATCACTTAGAAGGTTTAATGGATGCTCTTTACCATCTTGAGAGATTTGATGAGTTGGATCAATGCATTGATAAATTACCTGAGAAAAGTCCATTGTTAGCAAAAATAGCCGAAATGTTGGCTTCAGTTG GAATGTGCACAGAGGCAGTCAAGGCGTACTTAAAAATGGGCGATCCTAAATCGGCGGTAAATGCTTGTGTTAATCTTCGACAATGGGGAGAGGCGGTACAACTTGCTCGAAAATTCGATATGCCACAAATTGGAGAATTGCTATGCAAGCATGCAACACAGCTTATCAAAGAAGATCGTCTACCTGAAGCAATCGAACTTCAAAAGAAAGCCGGATTCTATTTGGAAGCCGCGCGTTTGTTGGGTAAACTGGCTCAACGAGAAGCGGAGAAAGATACCAGTATGTTACGTATTAAGAAGCTCTATATTCTGGCTGGATTATTATCCGAGGAACATCTAAAATCGTTGAGTACAGCTGAATTGAGTTACAAAGTTGATAGAAATTCTATATTGGACACGATGAGTCCAGAGGACGCACATGTCGTTGAACATATGTGGCATGCGGCGGAAGCTTATCACTTTAT GATGTTGGCACAGCGTCAGTTACGTTTTGGTATTGCACACAGTGCGGTAGTTACTGCATTGCGCTTGTGCGATTACGATGATATTTTGCCGGCAGAagatgtatataatatactcgCACTTTCCTGCTGTGCAGATCGATCCTTTG GAACATGCGTCAAGGCTTTTACAAAGTTAGAAGGTTTGGAGAATATTCCGGAGTGTAGAGTCCATGAGTATAAACAGCTTGCGGAAAGTATTTTTTCCAAGTATACCACTGAAGATACCAAAAATGAAACGGTTAAATGTTACGCATGCAATTCGCCGGTGCCCGATAG tttGCCGGTCTGTACAGTTTGTGGCGCTCGTTTTCCAGCATGTGTGTCTTCAGGCAAACCTATCACTCAACCCACAAGCAATATTTGGATTTGTGGCATCTGTCACCATTGTGCTGCTCCAGTTGAAATCTCACGCCATCATACCTGTCCTCTCTGTCATAGTTTGATAATTTCAATGACgcttgaaatttaa
- the LOC128919793 gene encoding transcription factor grauzone-like, with protein MPSASSNGTTDIEAELQNPFSELSSHDIKNDNIFENIEKHDEFEGNVTNSPENTDINPTNTEMRKNQKYVTRQLMTSKRMKRKAERDESSKKKDCPEKVKGRSSIKSNSEDDEMSTLSRHMITAHAPEEELNYHCDQCPKRFPCQKKLEIHKNSHVPQNERVFVCDQCPNSRFASNDLLKIHICMRHRRPTNVCHVCAKEIRDKASFEKHVRSHFDDGGPKVKCTLEGCDRWLKDEDNLRRHIRRLHSKDQKAVTCDTCGRECKNQDALTRHKYRVHSNVVFTCEECKKTFKRAIYLREHMAQHTGEILYKCPFCTRTSNSNANMHSHKKKMHPLEWENWKKTNNGNSRQLLSEQQKNKPNSYTLCNN; from the exons ATGCCCTCTGCGAGTAGCAACGGAACAACGGATATAGAGGCGGAATTGCAGAATCCTTTTAGTGAACTAAGCTCCCAcgatataaaaaatgataacaTTTTCGAGAATATCGAGAAACATGATGAATTTGAGGGTAATGTAACTAATTCCCCTGAGAATACAG ATATAAATCCAACAAATACGGAAATGCGAAAGAATCAAAAATACGTTACACGCCAATTAATGACTTCTAAAAGAATGAAGCGTAAAGCTGAAAGAGATGAatcgtcaaaaaaaaaagattgtcCAGAAAAGGTGAAAGGTCGATCaagtattaaatcaaattcagAAGATGATGAAATg TCAACACTCTCCCGCCATATGATAACTGCACATGCACCAGAGGAGGAACTAAATTACCATTGTGATCAATGTCCTAAAAGATTCCCTTGTCAAAAGAAGTTGGAAATTCATAAAAACTCGCATGTGCCACAGAACGAGCGTGTATTCGTTTGTGACCAATGTCCTAATAGTCGATTTGCAAGTAATGATCTTTTAAAAATTCACATATGCATGCGACATCGTCGACCAACCAATGTTTGTCATGTGTGTGCCAAAGAGATACGGGATAAAGCCTCATTTGAAAAACATGTACGGTCACATTTCGATGATGGTGGTCCGAAGGTAAAGTGCACATTAGAAGGTTGTGACCGTTGGCTTAAGGATGAGGATAATCTTCGACGACATATACGAAGACTACATTCCAAAGATCAAAAAGCGGTTACGTGTGATACATGCGGACGGGAGTGTAAAAATCAAGATGCATTAACCAGACATAAATACCGTGTCCATTCGAATGTCGTATTCACCTGTGAGGAATGCAAAAAAACGTTTAAGCGAGCGATTTATTTGCGG GAACATATGGCGCAACATACTGGTGAAATCCTTTACAAATGTCCATTCTGTACGCGTACTTCAAATTCCAATGCAAATATGCATTCGCATAAAAAGAAAATGCATCCCCTAGAGTgggaaaattggaaaaaaacaaataatggaaATTCTCGGCAGTTATTAAGTGAGCAACagaaaaataaaccaaattcgTATACATTATGTAACAATTAA
- the LOC105221402 gene encoding transcription factor grauzone: MVCRLCLKYSDCCLEIFDVNGEQLEIADILKRHFWFQPLPNDTISTVICRICWLKVSDFHQFYLTIEQAHSSLSDTYVKHETVTVAIDQDFIEQSVQIKEECLDYLRTNEKVEEEVNPLYEAELDQGMNEDSEEGEIRDEKIKEESNVVKKSEEKTPRQKRKYVRKKQCKKKVSKNEIDEDDEDSEDDDDDDEQEKPKRQKVITSTPQDDAMVKKHIPMGCELCTFVGEDFTAMAKHFRLQHPLIKPYIRCCNKKLNKRFKVVQHAYKHEDPEFFKCQDCQKVFSDRYTLRSHKIATHAPEEELNFACDQCPKRFSRKHLLELHRPSHVPMDKRSFVCDQCPNSRFASNHLLKIHISMRHRRATNVCHVCAKEIRDKASFEKHVRLHFEDSGPRVKCPRPDCDRWLKDEENLRQHMRRHNDEGLVFKCDECSRVCKNRRALRSHKLYVHSNEVFTCEECNKTFKKAITLREHMAQHTGESLYKCPFCTRTFNSNANMHSHKKKMHPIEWDVWRKTKQGSSQQLISKQQSTL, from the exons ATGGTGTGTCGactatgtttaaaatattctgaTTGCTGTTTGGAAATATTTGACGTTAATGGCGAACAATTGGAAATAGCGGATATATTGAAACGACACTTCTGGTTCCAG CCCCTGCCCAATGATACCATTTCAACGGTGATATGTCGAATTTGTTGGTTAAAAGTCAGCgattttcatcaattttatttgacaataGAACAAGCGCATTCGTCTCTGAGTGATACCTACGTAAAACATGAAACCGTAACTGTGGCAATTGATCAGGATTTTATTGAACAATCTGTACAAATTAAGGAAGAATGTCTAGACTATTTGCGCACAAATGAGAAAGTTGAAGAAGAAGTTAATCCATTATATGAAGCAGAATTGGATCAGGGTATGAATGAGGATTCAGAAGAAGGTGAAATAAGAGACGAAAAGATTAAAGAAGAATCAAATGTGGTAAAAAAATCGGAAG aaAAAACACCgagacaaaaacggaaataTGTGCGAAAGAAacaatgtaaaaaaaaagtgtccaaaaatgaaatagatGAAGATGACGAAGATAgtgaagatgatgatgatgatgatgagcaGGAAAAACCAAAACGTCAGAAAGTTATTACATCAACGCCGCAAGACGATGCTATGGTTAAAAAGCACATTCCCATGGGTTGTGAACTTTGTACATTTGTAGGAGAGGACTTCACGGCAATGGCTAAACACTTTCGTTTGCAACATCCTCTGATTAAACCCTACATTcgttgttgcaacaaaaaactaaataaacgatTTAAAGTAGTACAACACGCGTATAAGCATGAAGATCCTGAGTTTTTTAA atGTCAGGATTGTCAAAAAGTTTTTTCCGATCGGTACACACTAAGGTCTCATAAGATTGCCACCCATGCGCCAGAGGAAGAACTCAATTTCGCCTGTGACCAATGTCCCAAAAGGTTTTCACGGAAACATTTATTAGAGTTGCATCGGCCTTCACATGTACCAATGGATAAACGTTCTTTCGTATGCGATCAATGTCCAAACAGTCGATTCGCTAGCAatcatttattgaaaattcaCATTAGCATGCGTCATCGTCGAGCAACAAACGTATGTCATGTGTGCGCTAAAGAAATACGGGATAAAGCATCATTTGAAAAGCATGTTCGTTTACATTTCGAAGACAGCGGTCCTCGTGTTAAATGTCCACGCCCCGATTGTGATCGATGGTTGAAGGATGAAGAAAATTTGCGGCAGCATATGCGTCGACATAATGACGAGGGACTGGTTTTTAAATGTGACGAATGTAGTCGCGTTTGTAAAAACCGCCGTGCACTACGAAGTCATAAACTTTATGTGCACTCAAATGAAGTTTTCACATGTGAGGAGTGTAATAAAACCTTCAAAAAAGCCATTACTTTGAGG GAACATATGGCTCAGCATACTGGTGAAAGTCTCTACAAGTGTCCATTCTGTACTCGAACCTTCAATTCGAATGCTAATATGCACTCGCACAAGAAAAAAATGCACCCTATTGAATGGGACGTTTGGCGTAAAACGAAACAAGGGAGTTCGCAGCAGTTGATAAGTAAACAACAGAGCACTTTATAA